A part of Setaria viridis chromosome 8, Setaria_viridis_v4.0, whole genome shotgun sequence genomic DNA contains:
- the LOC117866256 gene encoding probable O-methyltransferase 2, with amino-acid sequence MAAGSQTIIAPTDAELLQAQADLWRHSLYYLTSMALKCAVELHIPTAIHNLGGATSLPNLVTAISLPQTKLPFLRRLMRLLVTSGIFASERDAEVETYCLNPLSWLLVEGVEAEDHTYQKYFVLATVSRHYVEAGLSLADWFKKDLPASLPSPFEELHGVPLVHETTKLLDEELDRIVNEGVAAHDNLTIGTIIRECNDLFKGVQSLTDCCGGDGTTVRAIVKAFPDIKCTVLDLPKVIETAPAHDSVIYVAGDMFHTIPPAQAVMLKLVLHFWTDEDCVKILEQCRKAIPSREEGGKVIIIEIVLGPSMGPIMYEAQLLMDMLMMVNTRGRQRDENDWRDIFIKAGFSDYKIVKKIGARGIIEVYP; translated from the exons atggcTGCTGGTTCTCAGACTATCATAGCTCCCACAGATGCTGAGCTCCTGCAGGCGCAAGCCGACCTATGGCGCCACAGCCTCTACTACCTCACATCCATGGCGCTCAAGTGCGCTGTCGAGCTTCACATCCCAACTGCTATCCATAACCTTGGTGGGGCTACCTCGCTGCCAAACCTGGTAACCGCAATATCGCTTCCTCAGACTAAGCTTCCATTCCTCCGCCGGTTGATGCGGCTGCTTGTCACATCAGGCATCTTTGCATCTGAAAGAGATGCAGAGGTGGAGACCTACTGCCTCAACCCACTCTCCTGGCTCCTGGTAGAAGGTGTGGAAGCAGAAGACCACACCTACCAGAAATACTTTGTGCTCGCCACGGTCTCACGGCATTATGTTGAGGCTGGATTGTCTCTCGCTGACTGGTTCAAGAAGGATTTGCCTGCCTCACTACCATCGCCGTTCGAAGAATTACATGGTGTGCCACTCGTCCACGAGACTACAAAGCTCCTTGACGAAGAGCTTGACAGAATTGTCAATGAAGGTGTGGCTGCACATGACAATTTGACAATTGGAACCATTATTCGAGAGTGCAACGATCTCTTCAAGGGTGTTCAATCACTGACTGATTGctgtggtggtgatggcacGACTGTGAGGGCAATCGTCAAGGCATTCCCTGACATCAAGTGCACAGTGCTGGACCTTCCAAAGGTTATCGAGACTGCACCAGCTCATGATTCAGTAATCTATGTAGCGGGCGACATGTTCCACACCATCCCACCTGCTCAAGCTGTGATGCTCAAG CTTGTACTGCACTTCTGGACCGATGAGGATTGTGTTAAGATCCTGGAGCAGTGCAGGAAGGCAATTCCTTCCAGAGAAGAGGGGGGGAAGGTGATTATCATAGAAATAGTCCTTGGCCCTTCTATGGGGCCAATAATGTACGAAGCCCAACTCCTTATGGACATGCTCATGATGGTGAATACCAGAGGCAGGCAGCGGGATGAAAATGACTGGCGCGACATCTTTATTAAAGCAGGATTCTCCGACTATAAGATTGTCAAGAAAATAGGAGCTCGTGGCATCATCGAAGTTTACCCGTAA